From Nicotiana tabacum cultivar K326 chromosome 20, ASM71507v2, whole genome shotgun sequence, one genomic window encodes:
- the LOC142174629 gene encoding uncharacterized protein LOC142174629 has translation MRLNNNQEDESQLNQDNSHPNQTTRGTSQQAGIDYNHPLFLHPSDVSGIQIISFQLTGIENYSVWYCSMRVALLGRNKLGLVDGSCRKENFPATLWNHWERVNAIVLSWIISVNSSLLGSIMYASNAQTVWDDLYERFYKVDDARTFNLHKEIATLTQGTSSVFVYYSNLKDMWEEFEALISVPGCDCSRSRDFVVYLQKLKVYQFLMGLNESYSQARSQILMRRPLPTVNQAYLMVISDESQKAVTATSGILGANPAITTENYDIAMYTKNMGNQRYKRNYNVQCDFCKLRGHSKENCFKIVGYPPDFKFKKKGPVSYNSGTRGTGGPSAYNVLAEILHHQPKVNSIETYLQASQMTNGQNMGHTDNSHSMPQIGAFTKDQYEQILQILNKTNTEGNNNNSTANIASMSTALLVSNCPKEWIIDTGATNHMVSDINMLNQDPIVENTNPKRVCLPNCEISNVTHTGASSISARRSLQWEGEVDCLLVKEVLSAEDISPCHQRFGHVTLSVLRKMVQNKTESIAEPANTQVYEADYTDINAEEVSNSNSQAIPESATANLQQDHSITSLPTASVDNQQNQQNNTTRRSGREKHPPIWMKDFVSLNVHHDVNYPISNYLSYENISPKYQAYISTFSTTTEPNSYAEAVRDPRWVDAIKSEIEALENNNTWEVVSLLEGKIIIGCKWIYKIKYKATGEIERFKARLVAKGYS, from the exons ATGAGATTAAACAATAATCAAGAGGACGAGTCTCAGCTGAATCAAGACAATTCTCATCCAAATCAAACCACTAGAGGGACTTCTCAACAAGCAGGTATCGATtacaatcatcctctatttcttCATCCTTCAGATGTCAGTGGAATACAGATTATCTCATTCCAGCTGACTGGAATTGAGAATTACTCTGTGTGGTATTGTTCCATGCGAGTAGCACTGCTAGGAAGGAACAAATTAGGATTGGTGGATGGTTCTTGTAGGAAAGAAAATTTTCCTGCCACTTTGTGGAACCATTGGGAGAGAGTAAATGCTATTGTACTTTCTTGGATCATTTCCGTGAATAGTAGCCTTCTTGGTAGTATAATGTATGCATCTAATGCTCAGACAGTCTGGGATGATCTATATGAACGATTCTATAAAGTAGATGATGCAAGAACTTTTAACTTGCACAAAGAAATTGCCACTCTTACTCAAGGCACTTCATCTGTGTTTGTGTATTATTCAAACttgaaggacatgtgggaggagTTTGAAGCATTAATTTCAGTTCCTGGTTGTGATTGTTCAAGGTCTAGAGATTTTGTGGTTTACTTACAGAAACTAAAGGTATACCAGTTTCTTATGGGTCTCAATGAGTCCTACTCTCAAGCGAGGAGTCAAATTCTTATGAGACGCCCACTCCCAACAGTAAATCAAGCATACTTAATGGTTATAAGTGATGAAAGTCAAAAGGCAGTGACTGCTACTTCTGGAATTTTAGGTGCAAATCCAGCTATTACTACAGAGAATTATGATATAGCAATGTATACAAAAAATATGGGGAATCAAAGATATAAAAGGAACTATAATGTTCAATGTGATTTCTGCAAACTTAGAGGTCATAGTAAAGAAAATTGTTTCAAGATAGTTGGCTATCCTCCagatttcaaatttaaaaagaaagGGCCAGTATCCTATAACAGTGGAACAAGAGGTACAGGAGGTCCATCAGCTTATAATGTTCTTGCAGAAATTTTACATCACCAGCCTAAAGTGAACTCAATAGAAACTTATCTGCAGGCATCTCAGATGACAAATGGTCAAAACATGGGCCACACTGATAATTCACATTCAATGCCTCAGATAGGAGCATTCACAAAAGATCAATATGAGCAGATATTACAAATTCTAAACAAAACTAACACAGAAGGCAACAACAATAACTCTACAGCAAATATAGCAAGTATGAGTACTGCTTTGTTAGTTTCAAATTGTCCAAAAGAATGGATCATTGATACTGGTGCAACTAACCACATGGTGTCTGATATTAACATGTTAAATCAGGACCCTATAGTTGAAAATACTAACCCTAAGAGAGTATGTCTTCCTAATTGTGAAATTTCAAATGTTACTCACACTGGAGCTAGTTCAATATCTGCTAGAA gaTCTCTTCAATGGGAGGGTGAAGTAGATTG CCTTCTTGTAAAGGAAGTGCTTAGTGCAGAAGATATAAGCCCGTGTCATCAAAGATTTGGTCATGTGACTTTGTCTGTTCTTAGAAAAATGGTTCAGAATAAAACTGAGTCTATAGCAGAA CCTGCAAACACTCAAGTCTATGAAGCAGACTATACAGATATAAATGCAGAAGAGGTTTCTAACTCAAACTCACAAGCCATCCCAGAATCTGCCACTGCAAATCTACAACAGGATCACTCAATAACTAGTCTTCCTACTGCTTCAGTAGATAATCAGCAGAATCAACAAAACAACACTACTAGAAGATCTGGCAGGGAAAAACATCCTCCAATATGGATGAAGGACTTTGTTTCCTTAAATGTGCATCATGATGTCAACTATCCAATATCAAACTATCTATCTTATGAAAATATTTCACCAAAGTATCAAGCCTACATATCTACATTTTCCACAACAACTGAACCAAACTCTTATGCAGAAGCAGTTAGAGATCCTAGATGGGTTGATGCAATAAAATCAGAGATTGAAGCCCTTGAAAACAACAACACCTGGGAAGTTGTCTCTTTGCTAGAAGGAAAAATTATTATAGGGTGCAAGTGGAtatacaaaatcaaatataagGCTACAGGAGAGATAGAGAGATTCAAAGCTAGACTTGTAGCTAAAGGCTATAGTTAA